In the genome of Mercurialis annua linkage group LG8, ddMerAnnu1.2, whole genome shotgun sequence, the window ACTCGCCTTCACTCCACGAAGGCTGATAAGAAGCCGGTCGACAAACGGGCTCAGGATATGACTGtaagtttttattaaacttATAATTCTCTAAGTTGAATTTAGTAATTCGAAAATGATATATTAGATTGAAAATGCTTGTTGGTTAGCTGTTAAACATGTTTATTGGTTGGATTATATACTGTAATTTGcgtgcaggacttccctgaaaaatgggtgatgctcatattaCAGAGGAAATGTTGTCGAAGTTTAGTTAGAAATTAGgtttactttttaatatgttatgcaTTTTTGGTTTCTTTAAAACTAAACTGGtatcttttttattgttttgtaggACGCCATCACTGAGAGGCTTGCTGCTGCGACACAGCCTCAGACCGGAGAGGGTAGCTCCTCGACCCCAGCTGCAGTGGACGAGACCCAGGTGTTTCTAGACATCGAGGGCATCAACAAAAAGAAACGTGTGTACGACTTGGGTTCTGCGAGCAGCAGGTACGCCGGGCCAAGCAGCAGGGTGCAGCGAGGCAGCTCTTCTAGGACGTTGCAGCAGGCAGacgaggaggtcgagcgccgtGTGCAGGCCGACATTCAGGAGGGTCTGCGACTGGCTCGGGAACAGCAGGCTGCGAACATGGCCCAGATGATACGCGAGGAGATTTCCAGGATGATTCCTAACCTTCCGGCAGAGTATCGGCCACAGCCCCCACCTACCCCAccagacgatgacgacactccagctttgtagtgtcgtgttagcttattttattacaaacatataatacgatttttttttattttttgacgtTTATATGTATActctgatatatatatatatatttaccaGTTTCAgttgattataatttataaatgaattgttaTTACTGTATTTAAAACGACAGGGGAAAACGGCAAAAAACAACGTAAAAGGGCAGAAAAGTGccgaaaaattaacaaatttgcgacggacatgTCCGTCGCAAATGGCATCATGCTTGGAGACAAAAGCTGATGACTTTGCGACGGATTATGTCCGTCGCTGATTAGCGACGGACGCGTCCGTCGCAAACGCCTAAACTTCTGTCTCCAAGGCTGAGGCCTTTTGCGACGGACAAACCCAAATGGCCCGTCGCAAATTTGTCTCCAAATCATATCGTTTGGAGACAAATTGGCGACGGAGTTTGTTAAGATTGGCGACGGGCTTGTCCATCGCTAAAGCCCTGTTTTCTTGTAGTGGTATAAGTATGATCGTCATCGAAAGAACATAATGAATAAAGAAACATAATGAATAAGAAACATAATGAACTTAGGGTTTTATTCGGTTCGGTATTTGGATGTATATAAAGATGTTTTATATATTCGTTAATTTTCTACAGTATTTTTATGAACTCACTCAAAATATCCCCATATATTGACCCCTCACAATTTCCTTTCAGGTAAATAGTATTTTGACGTGATGGACTTCCATCCTTGTTTCGGAAGTCTATGATATTTTGAAGTATGTGCAGAAGTATGTTTACTtcgtagcgctgcagtagtcaatagacGTCAGACCATGAATGATGTTTTGTATCAAACGGTGTTTGTTGTTAACTCTGATATGATATAATGCATGTACCTAGTTTTATAAAGTTGTGCCCTTTATTCGTTTGATTTACTTAACCAATTTCCATGAATGGAATTGGTTGTGATTATGattagaaacagggcggtgctggatatgagataccGCTTTGTAAGCATAATAGGCGTATTTTACTCCCATTTAaagtgtcgtttccgcatgcttttattatcATTTGTCATGTTTTCATGGTATTCCGagtgccttattacgtgttttagtatttcaggtacttaggagcattgcggaagcattttggtgcaaaagttggaaaagtcgACAAAAATATGCGAAAGCTCATTTACAAGTCTAAAAAGCCGACCCCGTTGCACTAATTGGAAAATTGGAACCAGCTAGaagcttcaaatgaatttgttttcttcattaaagttaaagtagacatcTCAAGCTTTCCAATGGTTTAAAAACCGACTCAATCAGACATTTTTACACAAAGTTATGAAGTTTTAAAGATCGAAGCTCCAACCGCAAAGacaagctcgaatcgagctcactTAGAGCTTAagggagctcgaatcgagc includes:
- the LOC126660057 gene encoding uncharacterized protein LOC126660057; the encoded protein is MSEPAGAGSGPVRHTGGSRSALKHMDVMERELGQKPSATELYTRLHSTKADKKPVDKRAQDMTDAITERLAAATQPQTGEGSSSTPAAVDETQVFLDIEGINKKKRVYDLGSASSRYAGPSSRVQRGSSSRTLQQADEEVERRVQADIQEGLRLAREQQAANMAQMIREEISRMIPNLPAEYRPQPPPTPPDDDDTPAL